Proteins encoded in a region of the Ornithodoros turicata isolate Travis chromosome 3, ASM3712646v1, whole genome shotgun sequence genome:
- the LOC135387914 gene encoding AP-4 complex subunit beta-1-like, with protein sequence MQQELLKLSSVLDSACTIHDAHQTRKVFRKIHLLSTRGHDLSPLAGKILKFLSYNDIAVKKTIYFFIQRSCNKPDVALLALNALLKDTRDPNPFYRALSVNTLVSSPLVAEQGLHYVITALDDASAHVRRSAVASCCELYNNFPKVVEEREVIDKLYGMILDQDPIVIMLCLNALDYMLKSEGGITINKKIAHYLLTKLGAFQQWGLLRVFELLLKYKPESEHEALTFINCLDEYLTANSVAVQIAAFHLFCSTLSGTLDHLLHDGLEQVWSKLRIQLVFGEEEVTQNILDWVEPHVESYADIFTPYWRQFCCHFTESPSTKCKRIQILEQLANEKTADEIAEELMAYCPSVDIEVNKLVLKVLVDLTNKFSSLNDKVVSYLLVLLEAPEESLVSEVLSAACQLKVASQQDVQQQILEAVVRRDWTYASTSAKCIVLTTISEYGRELEQAPYVLEEYVENLNAEEDVLVKHSLLNTALRLFFARPPEMQTILGSLLDALSKDSDPFLRQQAILYYRLLEDDMETAEKVLKC encoded by the exons ATGCAGCAAGAGTTGCTGAAGCTGTCATCTGTGCTTGACAGCGCTTGTACAATCCACGATGCTCATCAAACGAGAAAGGTCTTCAGAAAG ATTCACCTGCTTTCGACGCGAGGTCACGATCTTTCACCACTTGCTGGCAAGATACTGAAGTTCTTATCCTACAACGACATTGCCGTGAAGAAAACGATATACTTTTTCATACAACG GTCCTGTAACAAACCAGATGTCGCTCTTCTTGCCCTCAATGCCCTTCTCAAAGACACGCGAGACCCAAACCCATTCTACAGAGCCCTGTCTGTGAATACTCTAGTTTCTTCTCCGTTGGTTGCGGAACAGGGACTTCACTACGTCATAACCGCTCTCGATGACGCAAGCGCGCACGTAAGACGCAGCGCCGTGGCCTCCTGTTGTGAACTTTATAACAACTTCCCAAAGGTCGTCGAGGAACGGGAAGTTAtagacaagctgtatgggatgATTTTAGATCAAGACCCAATCGTCATCATGCTGTGCCTTAATGCTCTAGATTACATGCTCAAATCGGAAGGTGGAATAACGATAAACAAGAAGATTGCTCACTATCTCCTCACAAAACTGGGCGCATTTCAGCAGTGGGGTTTGTTACGGGTATTCGAGCTTCTGCTGAAGTACAAACCTGAGTCCGAGCACGAAGCTCTGACGTTCATCAACTGCTTAGACGAATACTTAACTGCAAACAGCGTCGCCGTACAGATTGCAGCTTTCCACTTGTTCTGCAGCACGCTTTCCGGCACACTGGACCACCTGCTCCACGATGGTTTGGAACAAGTGTGGTCGAAATTACGGATTCAGCTAGTGTTCGGCGAAGAGGAAGTCACCCAGAACATTCTGGACTGGGTCGAACCACACGTTGAGAGCTACGCGGACATATTTACGCCGTACTGGCGTCAGTTCTGTTGCCATTTTACGGAATCGCCGTCGACCAAATGCAAGCGGATACAGATTCTCGAGCAGCTGGCCAACGAAAAGACTGCCGACGAAATCGCGGAAGAGTTGATGGCGTATTGCCCCAGCGTTGATATCGAAGTTAACAAGCTGGTGCTGAAAGTTTTGGTTGATCTCACAAATAAGTTCTCATCGCTCAACGATAAGGTAGTCTCTTATCTTCTGGTTCTGCTCGAAGCACCGGAAGAATCTCTAGTTTCCGAGGTCTTATCAGCGGCCTGTCAACTTAAAGTAGCCAGCCAACAGGACGTTCAACAACAGATCTTGGAGGCCGTGGTCCGACGGGACTGGACGTATGCAAGCACCAGCGCAAAGTGCATAGTCCTGACCACGATTTCAGAGTACGGTCGGGAGCTGGAGCAGGCGCCCTACGTGCTGGAAGAGTACGTAGAGAATCTGAACGCGGAGGAAGACGTCCTGGTCAAGCATTCGTTGTTGAATACGGCTCTGCGGCTGTTCTTTGCTCGCCCTCCCGAAATGCAGACCATTCTGGGGTCCCTCTTAGACGCCCTGTCCAAGGACAGCGATCCGTTTCTACGGCAACAGGCTATTTTGTACTACAGACTGTTAGAAGATGATATGGAGACTGCAGAAAAAGTGCTGAAGTGTTGA
- the LOC135387910 gene encoding pre-rRNA 2'-O-ribose RNA methyltransferase FTSJ3-like: MGKKSKVGKQRKDKFYHLAKETGYRSRASFKLIQLNRKFEFLQRSRVCIDLCAAPGGWLQVAQQNMPVSSVIIGVDLDPIRPLSNVVTFQDDITTASCRAKLRKELKTWKADIVLNDGAPNVGKSWIHDAYQQNVLTLHAVRIATEFLAKGGYFVTKVFRSKDYQALVWVLKKLFKKIFTTKPQASRHESAEIFIVCQHYIAPDKIDPKFLDPAYVFGEIDITEKAKLNLAQPEGKKPKAEGYPENDYTLYHTVPVMDFINSENHVELLGECNEIIIDDEEVLNHPLTTNEIKECCKDVKVLGRGDIKSLMTWRKKLRAMFDERKKQEGESAQADVEEVEDEEDEEIKLLKEADELTAEQAKEVKKKKKKVLKQRKKLRDRMNLQMVLKNDQPIVEEDLELFKLKKIKSKNQLKDVEEDEAPVLDPVQPLVVDESRNLKRYDKEELNEALEAEDDDGVASEYDGYSEDDNEELEFETEDEEQVEEEDDDDAGAVLDDRVENPRLVDAVYGSKKNRHEQLGKMWFESEVFQGSDDDDELLQLEVLADKKKRKVDGKQNGKLEVVKSKEDAEDSDDDDLDDNVTAEKGESTDSDSERDEAVSAPKQKRVKLDPEELALGSMLIRSQKARRDIVDDGYNRYAFNDDNLPSWFVEDEQKHSKKELPVTKEMVAEYKAQLKALNAQPIKKVAEAKARKKRRATRRLEQARKRAEGIMDKLDMTDAEKAQQVKALYKKVLKKNDDRGGVTYVVAKKGTGRRVRRPRGVKGRFKVVDPRMKKDMLKKKAVASKKKRK, translated from the coding sequence ATGGGAAAGAAATCAAAAGTTGGAAAGCAGCGAAAGGATAAGTTCTACCACCTCGCCAAGGAGACAGGGTACAGGTCGAGAGCATCTTTCAAGTTAATCCAGCTAAACAGAAAGTTCGAATTCCTGCAAAGATCTCGAGTGTGCATCGACTTGTGCGCGGCACCGGGAGGATGGCTTCAAGTGGCCCAGCAGAATATGCCCGTCTCCAGCGTCATAATCGGCGTCGACTTGGATCCCATTCGCCCCCTCTCCAACGTCGTCACCTTTCAAGACGACATCACAACCGCCAGTTGCCGAGCCAAACTCAGGAAAGAACTCAAGACCTGGAAGGCCGACATCGTACTGAATGACGGTGCCCCCAACGTTGGTAAAAGCTGGATTCACGACGCTTATCAGCAGAACGTCCTCACCCTTCACGCCGTAAGGATCGCCACCGAATTCCTGGCTAAAGGTGGTTACTTCGTGACTAAGGTCTTCAGATCCAAGGACTACCAGGCGCTCGTTTGGGTCCTGAAGAAGCTGTTCAAGAAAATTTTTACGACGAAACCTCAAGCCTCTCGACATGAGTCTGCAGAGATATTTATCGTCTGTCAGCATTACATTGCTCCGGACAAGATCGACCCAAAGTTCCTCGATCCCGCCTACGTCTTCGGCGAGATCGATATCACGGAGAAGGCGAAGCTCAACCTCGCGCAACCGGAAGGGAAAAAGCCCAAAGCTGAGGGCTATCCCGAGAATGATTATACCTTGTATCACACGGTGCCCGTAATGGACTTTATCAACTCCGAGAATCATGTCGAGCTTCTAGGGGAGTGTAACGAGATTATCATCGATGATGAGGAGGTTCTCAATCACCCTTTGACAACAAACGAAATTAAGGAGTGTTGCAAAGATGTAAAAGTTCTTGGGCGGGGAGACATCAAGAGCTTGATGACGTGGCGCAAGAAGCTCAGGGCCATGTTCGACGAGAGAAAAAAGCAGGAAGGGGAAAGTGCGCAAGCCGATGTTGAAGAGGTCGAGGATGAAGAGGATGAGGAGATCAAGCTCCTGAAAGAAGCCGATGAACTCACTGCCGAGCAGGCTAAAGaggtgaaaaagaagaagaaaaaagttctGAAGCAGAGAAAGAAACTGAGAGACAGAATGAATCTGCAGATGGTGCTGAAAAACGATCAGCCTATTGTTGAGGAGGACCTTGAACTGTTTAAGTTGAAGAAGATCAAGAGCAAAAACCAGTTGAAAGATGTCGAAGAAGACGAAGCACCCGTGTTGGACCCCGTTCAGCCACTGGTCGTTGATGAAAGCCGAAACTTGAAGAGGTACGACAAAGAGGAGCTGAATGAGGCACTGGAAGCTGAAGACGACGACGGCGTAGCGTCTGAATACGACGGGTACAGCGAGGACGACAACGAGGAACTCGAGTTTGAAACCGAGGACGAAGAgcaggtagaagaagaagacgacgacgatgcgGGGGCTGTTTTAGATGACCGAGTTGAGAACCCACGTCTCGTTGATGCAGTATACGGTAGCAAGAAGAATCGTCACGAACAGCTTGGCAAGATGTGGTTTGAGAGCGAGGTTTTCCAAGGTTCCGATGACGACGATGAGCTTCTCCAATTGGAGGTACTCGCTGACAAGAAGAAACGGAAGGTCGATGGCAAGCAAAACGGCAAACTCGAGGTCGTTAAGAGCAAAGAAGATGCGGAAGACAGCGATGACGACGATCTCGATGACAATGTGACTGCAGAGAAAGGGGAGAGTACGGATAGCGACAGCGAACGTGATGAGGCAGTATCAGCCCCAAAGCAAAAGCGGGTGAAGCTTGACCCCGAAGAGTTGGCGCTCGGCAGCATGTTGATCCGCTCGCAGAAAGCACGGCGGGACATTGTCGACGACGGCTACAACCGCTACGCCTTCAACGACGACAACCTGCCGTCGTGGTTCGTCGAAGACGAACAGAAGCACAGCAAGAAAGAACTCCCGGTGACGAAGGAAATGGTCGCGGAATACAAGGCGCAGTTGAAGGCCCTCAACGCCCAGCCAATCAAGAAGGTCGCAGAAGCGAAGGCGCGGAAGAAGCGGCGAGCAACGAGGAGGTTGGAACAAGCTCGGAAGAGGGCGGAGGGCATCATGGATAAGTTGGACATGACGGACGCCGAGAAAGCTCAGCAGGTCAAGGCGCTCTACAAGAAGGTGCTGAAGAAAAACGACGACAGGGGCGGGGTGACGTACGTCGTTGCGAAAAAAGGCACCGGCAGGAGGGTGAGGAGGCCTCGCGGTGTGAAAGGGCGCTTCAAGGTGGTTGACCCGAGGATGAAGAAGGACATGTTGAAGAAGAAGGCTGTTgcctcaaagaagaaaagaaaatga
- the LOC135387911 gene encoding mitochondrial potassium channel-like, giving the protein MCRMAFTRLFLRRTFRHTNTSWPFCSKTNKIPTRSSSTGATVSSVDPLKQKIFNIFRFYEDVVGLTEVKAAQNRVIQAEQKFMLTQEERRKRQQKLLELQARLKEIHAQLDKTHRGEDRYLTLITQEHAIIREERTVLQEFHNLEKDERDYFSALSRALRESHEKERAQGERTKYWSIIGSICGAAIGIIGATINNRIRFNQLRDLVERSSSQSEVQLLVANLSDEFKKHCVQVGEFLEGVRRSFGLAAEQVRDRIERGSEELGSSAASKEVEGEVDLKLREVLELVKGQRDFFAKETKEIKALLAAQRALEEGEDAPKVAAVYIGEDVREIVSDSQRQIEWRIKINSLATVALIYGALALAVPLIAAFFKGS; this is encoded by the exons ATGTGTAGAATGGCTTTTACGAGACTGTTTTTGAGACGGACATTTCGGCACACGAATACCAGTTGGCCTTTCTGCAGTAAAACGAATAAAATCCCGACGAGGAGCTCGTCTACCGGTGCGACTGTCTCCTCCGTGGATCCCTTGAAGCAGAAAATATTCAACATTTTTCGCTTTTACGAAGATGTAGTCGGCCTCACTGAAGTGAAAGCTGCACAAAATAGAGTTATCCAG GCAGAGCAAAAATTCATGTTAACTCAGGAAGAACGGAGAAAAAGACAGCAGAAACTCTTAGAACTCCAGGCCAGATTGAAGGAAATCCACGCCCAACTTGACAAGACCCATCGGGGAGAAGATCGTTATCTCACATTAATTACGCAG GAACACGCCATAATTCGGGAGGAACGGACCGTCCTCCAAGAGTTCCACAACCTTGAGAAGGACGAACGGGACTACTTCTCCGCCCTCTCTCGAGCGCTGCGGGAAAGCCACGAAAAAGAACGCGCTCAGGGGGAACGTACCAAGTACTGGTCCATCATCGGCTCCATCTGCGGAGCCGCCATCGGCATCATCGGTGCGACCATCAACAACCGAATACGCTTCAACCAGCTGAGAGACCTCGTCGAACGTTCCTCGAGTCAGTCGGAGGTGCAACTCCTCGTCGCTAACCTCTCCGACGAGTTCAAAAAGCACTGCGTCCAAGTCGGCGAATTCCTGGAGGGCGTGCGGAGGTCCTTCGGATTGGCCGCGGAGCAGGTACGGGACAGGATCGAGCGAGGGTCCGAGGAGCTGGGAAGTTCCGCGGCGTCCAAGGAGGTCGAAGGAGAAGTCGACCTCAAGCTACGCGAAGTCCTGGAGCTCGTGAAAGGGCAACGGGATTTTTTTGCGAAAGAGACCAAAGAGATTAAAGCGCTGTTGGCGGCACAGAGGGCCCTGGAGGAAGGCGAAGACGCTCCTAAGGTAGCAGCCGTGTACATTGGTGAGGACGTGCGAGAGATTGTGAGTGACTCGCAGAGACAGATTGAGTGGAGAATCAAGATAAACTCTTTAGCAACGGTAGCTCTCATCTACGGTGCCCTGGCTCTTGCGGTACCACTCATAGCAGCTTTTTTCAAGGGGTCTTGA
- the LOC135387721 gene encoding zinc finger protein 248-like — MECGSEDWHSKDDHRHKGCHQAGYLPALAVAEISFRRLGESGTMRNVVHHCAYCNYSSSLKTDVTRHERCHTGERPYPCEVCMASFSRKHVLMVHMRRHTGERPFRCNLCRTSFVHRATWVKHQRLHSRPQVRGAACDSVITLTH, encoded by the exons ATGGAGTGCGGGAGCGAGGACTGGCACAGTAAAGACGACCACCGCCAcaagggttgccaccaggccggttatTTGCCCGCTCTggcggttgccg AAATATCCTTCCGCAGGCTGGGTGAGAGCGGCACGATGAGGAACGTCGTGCATCACTGCGCCTACTGCAACTACTCGTCGTCCCTGAAGACGGACGTAACGCGGCACGAGCGGTGTCACACCGGGGAGAGGCCGTACCCGTGCGAGGTGTGCATGGCGTCTTTCTCGCGCAAACACGTGCTCATGGTTCACATGAGGCGGCACACGGGCGAACGCCCCTTCAGGTGCAACTTGTGTCGGACTTCGTTTGTGCACAGGGCTACGTGGGTCAAGCACCAACGGCTGCACTCCAGACCACAAGTGCGTGGAGCTGCCTGCGACAGTGTAATCACCTTGACGCATTAG
- the LOC135387907 gene encoding probable Dol-P-Man:Man(7)GlcNAc(2)-PP-Dol alpha-1,6-mannosyltransferase yields MMSRQGDNLEWLLGLVSAIHIILCPYTKVEESFNLQAIHDILYYRTNISSYDHLEFPGVVPRSFVGPLLVAILSSPLVAIISVMGLEKIVAQHVARASLAALVCLAYSRFSRALQKEFGSVFTHWLTLIIASQFHFVFYMSRPLPNTFALVFVLLAYSYWIEQQHQKLILSSAVAVLVFRGELVLLLGVIVLVELFSGRLGFFDLLKWGVPIGLGVLGVSVAIDSFFWQRPLWTEGEVLWFNVVLNKSSEWGTSPWPWYFYSAIPRALFTSLFLLPVGVLVDPRMKTLILPAVAYTVLYSFLPHKELRFIIYVFPLLNLAAARACLSVWNNRLKSSWNVVLTLCICFHLVANAFATSLLLYISSYNYPGGQAFTKLHEIEAGVPVANVHIDVYACQTGVSRFGELSPHWKYNKTENLVPGGLEMQSFTHLLIEGKSMHSSSFMPYRDTHELIGAAEGYSHVRFDYSSFPPVRVRTRPKVLILRRKSTPTKVVLDFGAKRSAQE; encoded by the exons ATGATGTCCAGACAAGGAG ACAACTTAGAATGGCTGCTCGGACTTGTATCAGCCATTCACATCATACTGTGTCCATACACCAAAGTCGAAGAGAGCTTCAACCTGCAGGCTATTCATGATATTCTGTATTATCGCACCAACATTTCTTCG TACGACCACCTAGAGTTTCCAGGTGTTGTACCACGATCATTTGTTGGCCCTCTCCTGGTTGCAATCCTGTCGTCGCCCCTGGTTGCAATTATTTCAGTCATGGGTTTAGAGAAGATTGTAGCACAACATGTAG CACGAGCCTCTCTGGCAGCGCTGGTGTGCCTAGCATACAGTCGGTTCTCCCGAGCGCTCCAGAAGGAATTCGGAAGCGTGTTCACCCATTGGCTCACGCTCATAATCGCCTCGCAGTTCCATTTTGTCTTCTACATGTCACGGCCGTTGCCAAACACGTTTGCCCTCGTCTTCG TCCTGCTCGCGTACAGCTACTGGATCGAGCAGCAACACCAGAAGCTGATCCTGTCGAGCGCTGTGGCAGTGCTCGTTTTTCGGGGCGAGCTGGTGCTCCTGCTCGGCGTCATCGTCCTGGTCGAGCTGTTCTCAGGCCGCCTGGGATTCTTTGATCTCTTGAAGTGGGGAGTGCCCATCGGACTGGGAGTTCTTG GAGTCTCCGTCGCGATCGACTCTTTTTTCTGGCAACGGCCACTCTGGACAGAGGGAGAGGTGCTTTGGTTCAACGTCGTCCTCAACAAGAGCTCGGAATGGGGC ACGTCTCCGTGGCCTTGGTACTTCTACTCCGCTATTCCGCGGGCCCTATTCACCTCCCTCTTTCTTCTTCCCGTCGGGGTCCTCGTCGACCCTCGGATGAAGACTCTCATCTTGCCGGCCGTCGCCTACACAGTGCTCTACTCGTTCCTGCCTCACAAGGAACTGCGCTTCATCATCTACGTGTTTCCTCTACTCAACCTGGCCGCTGCACGGGCTTGCCTTTCCGT GTGGAACAACCGCTTGAAGTCGTCGTGGAACGTCGTGCTGACGCTGTGCATCTGTTTCCACCTGGTGGCAAATGCGTTTGCTACGAGTCTTCTGCTGTACATCTCCAGCTACAATTACCCAGGAGGCCAGGCGTTCACAAAGCTCCATGAGATCGAAGCCGGAGTTCCAG TGGCCAACGTTCACATTGACGTCTACGCATGTCAGACCGGGGTGTCCAGGTTTGGAGAGCTGAGCCCCCACTGGAA GTACAACAAGACCGAAAACCTTGTTCCAGGTGGTCTAGAAATGCAGAGTTTCACCCATCTTCTCATAGAAGGAAAATCGATGCACAGCAGTTCTTTCATGCCATATCGCGACACTCACGAACTCATCGGCGCTGCAGAGGGTTACAGTCACGTGCGCTTCGACTACTCTTCCTTTCCACCAGTCAGAGTGCGCACGCGGCCCAAGGTCCTCATCCTGCGGAGAAAGTCGACTCCAACGAAAGTCGTCTTGGACTTTGGGGCGAAGCGATCCGCGCAGGAGTGA
- the LOC135387909 gene encoding RNA exonuclease 5-like: MAESDSDRSTSTTSSKKLARLQSKKRKYEAYLNLTEQGGTEEKNPKQPKTEETPEALVESLSKLRNSIRSTPKFDKLSPSLKLGGKGKEAKWSWPGEPGHEENGKGSALYLHDIMCLLLVALKGRESPHITQWCRLLKNNNISHIAVILVNGLSVENLTVSPEWFPQMKGLFPEGGVLITPASMYSVTTEAEITQVPLTLTAGGKLTMEFGELHKAVEAGVVFNIYKLFLPMEEETEFDEAKRKDCQVSLSAPHPSDVLPRMMLLLNPVQMINEGYPLAQTSKLKGYVFSRTSYAPVHNRSPLYAVDCEMCLTSARLNELTRVTMVDEDENTVLDELVKPYNRIINYLTQYSGITRKMLEPVTTRIEDIQRKFQRLLPPDAILVGQSLNCDLHALKIIHPYVIDTGCIFNITGTRPRKTKLKTLCSLFLGEEIQTGNDGHCSKEDSVAALRLVKLRLQKGAFFGDAVIDRCEAEVMKKAKQLAESGDVIEESTFGMVNDEESVKPNLALQSEEKLAVASKSEDKSDVASKSEDKSDVASKSEDKSEVPSKLEDKSDATSKSEDKSNATLKSEDEADATLKSEDEAEANLKLEDESDAALKSEDRSDATSKSKRRFPKHRNLKKLKKKNLVPDNLKGFVSCVFSYLGKSGRTATIIGTEDRLSNYPYFVSNCATAKRIETNDEAVEATKAEIGTSFLSITGLDGTSQGARGKVTREGVEKVDAHIKDIVDACQDNALVVVLLEGAFDEDTQVVEHAVGFVKVKARLRKRRSVD; the protein is encoded by the exons ATGGCCGAATCGGATAGCGACAGATCGACGTCCACCACCTCTAGCAAGAAACTCGCACGACTGCAGTCGAAAAAACGCAAGTACGAAGCCTATCTTAACCTCACAGAGCAGGGAGGTACAGAGGAAAAGAACCCGAAGCAACCCAAGACAGAAGAAACTCCAGAAGCGCTCGTCGAAAGCCTGTCCAAGCTTCGCAACAGCATCAGAAGCACGCCAAAGTTTGACAAGCTGTCCCCTTCGCTTAAATTAGGAGGAAAAGGCAAAGAAGCGAAATGGTCGTGGCCCGGGGAaccaggacacgaagaaaatggCAAAGGTTCTGCCCTTTACCTGCACGACATCATGTGTCTGTTGCTCGTCGCACTGAAAGGGCGAGAGTCGCCTCACATCACCCAGTGGTGCCGGCTGCTGAAGAATAACAACATAAGCCACATTGCCGTGATACTGGTTAACGGGCTGTCAGTTGAGAACCTCACCGTCAGTCCAGAATGGTTCCCGCAGATGAAGGGCCTCTTTCCAGAGGGCGGCGTCCTAATCACGCCGGCTTCTATGTACAGCGTCACGACCGAAGCAGAGATCACGCAGGTCCCGCTTACCCTTACAGCAGGAGGCAAGTTGACGATGGAATTTGGGGAACTGCACAAAGCTGTGGAGGCCGGAGTCGTGTTTAATATCTACAAACTGTTTCTGCCAATGGAGGAAGAAACAGAGTTTGACGAAGCAAAGAGAAAAGACTGTCAAGTTTCGTTAAGTGCGCCTCACCCGAGCGATGTGTTGCCGAGGATGATGCTGCTTCTGAATCCTGTTCAGATGATCAACGAAGGTTATCCACTGGCGCAGACGTCAAAATTGAAGGGCTACGTTTTTTCCAGGACCTCGTACGCTCCCGTCCATAATCG GTCTCCCCTATATGCCGTGGACTGCGAGATGTGTCTCACCTCCGCAAGGCTCAACGAGCTGACACGTGTGACGATGGTCGACGAGGATGAGAACACTGTCCTCGACGAGCTGGTGAAGCCTTACAATCGGATAATCAACTACCTCACCCAGTACAGTGGGATCACCAGGAAAATGTTGGAACCCGTGACGACCAGGATCGAAGACATCCAGCGCAAGTTCCAGAGGCTTCTTCCGCCGGATGCCATCCTCGTGGGCCAGTCGCTCAACTGCGACCTGCACGCACTCAAGATTATCCACCCTTACGTCATCGACACCGGCTGCATCTTCAACATCACCGGAACCCGTCCGAGAAAGACGAAGCTGAAGACGTTGTGCAGCCTCTTTCTTGGTGAGGAGATTCAAACGGGCAATGATGGCCACTGTTCAAAGGAAGACTCTGTGGCGGCGCTGCGGCTTGTTAAGCTACGGTTGCAGAAAGGCGCGTTCTTTGGAGATGCGGTCATCGACAGATGCGAAGCAGAGGTAATGAAAAAGGCAAAGCAGCTGGCAGAGAGTGGAGATGTGATCGAGGAGTCCACATTCGGCATGGTCAACGACGAGGAATCTGTGAAACCCAACCTCGCCTTGCAGTCGGAAGAAAAACTTGCCGTTGCCTCGAAGTCGGAAGACAAATCCGACGTTGCCTCGAAGTCTGAAGACAAATCCGACGTTGCCTCGAAATCGGAAGACAAATCCGAAGTTCCCTCGAAGTTGGAGGACAAATCCGACGCTACTTCAAAGTCGGAAGACAAATCCAATGCCACCTTAAAGTCGGAAGATGAAGCCGATGCCACCTTAAAGTCGGAAGATGAAGCCGAAGCCAATTTAAAATTGGAAGACGAATCCGATGCCGCTTTGAAGTCGGAAGACAGATCCGACGCTACTTCGAAGTCGAAGCGCAGATTCCCAAAACACAGAAACCTGAAAAAACTGAAGAAGAAAAACCTTGTGCCAGATAACCTGAAAGGCTTTGTGAGCTGCGTCTTCTCCTACCTTGGCAAAAGTGGGAGAACAGCCACTATAATCGGGACGGAAGACAGGCTCAGCAACTATCCGTACTTTGTGTCCAACTGTGCAACGGCAAAACGGATCGAGACAAACGACGAAGCCGTCGAGGCGACAAAGGCGGAGATCGGAACGTCGTTCCTGTCTATCACGGGCCTCGACGGAACGTCGCAGGGCGCCAGGGGAAAAGTGACGAGAGAGGGTGTGGAGAAAGTGGACGCCCATATCAAGGACATTGTGGACGCGTGCCAGGATAATGCGCTGGTGGTGGTCCTTCTCGAGGGGGCGTTCGACGAGGACACCCAAGTGGTCGAGCACGCCGTGGGTTTTGTGAAGGTCAAAGCGCGATTGCGGAAGAGGAGGAGTGTGGACTGA
- the LOC135387908 gene encoding TELO2-interacting protein 2-like — protein MDIIKRLQNGTSLPEKRLIIDDVTSKAAAFATDIAADDTISEKFATALLSSGVPITSERDEERECEREDFPHLPETASSALTCAAMVLEHSCTLRKNRRCTVPLSVLSYAHLNPSLPWCDETSVTRSKELLKLIKGTASPGDIPVGVIHYIQAHLRKDTWKKNPCYRHIFKAAMSEIHLPNLYSHIDVVFPPALLLVDDYMTHNQLLGLMCVKHILTNVAPTELEWRGRHEVIYDALKHLLYIREAPVIHALYDCLHRFLFSSDVQSVSLLRAHEEHGLREKSEEVFREMLRGAEAEQKIVIREAYSRHLAPYILGMGVGVLKYLQTTLRVVLDYIDVYDTAEQTCRRNALVALQALVKVAWPVIGSRFDEVVKALFRLAYDLDERGCDVMDDELRRCLKVLKDACPEEHKNFVGELSGLKEENIPGVERLLSCLD, from the coding sequence ATGGACATTATCAAGCGTCTCCAAAATGGGACGAGCCTTCCCGAAAAGCGTCTGATCATCGACGATGTAACAAGCAAAGCTGCTGCGTTCGCCACCGATatcgcagcagacgacaccatttcGGAGAAGTTCGCAACAGCACTACTGTCAAGCGGCGTACCGATCACTTCGGAGAGAGACGAAGAACGCGAATGCGAACGCGAGGACTTCCCGCATCTGCCGGAAACCGCCTCATCGGCTCTCACTTGCGCCGCAATGGTTCTCGAGCATTCCTGTACTCTTCGAAAGAACCGCAGGTGTACGGTACCGCTTTCCGTTTTGAGCTACGCACACTTGAACCCATCGTTGCCGTGGTGTGATGAGACGTCCGTGACAAGATCAAAGGAACTCCTCAAGCTCATCAAAGGCACAGCTTCTCCTGGTGACATTCCGGTGGGCGTAATACATTACATTCAGGCACACTTAAGGAAAGACACCTGGAAGAAGAACCCGTGTTACCGCCACATTTTCAAAGCAGCAATGTCCGAGATTCATCTCCCAAATCTATACAGCCACATTGACGTCGTTTTCCCACCTGCCCTACTGCTCGTCGATGACTACATGACGCACAACCAACTTCTCGGATTGATGTGCGTCAAGCACATCCTAACTAACGTTGCCCCGACCGAGTTAGAGTGGCGAGGCAGACACGAAGTTATCTACGACGCACTCAAGCACCTGTTGTACATCCGCGAAGCACCAGTCATCCACGCATTGTACGACTGCCTCCACCGGTTCCTGTTCTCCAGCGACGTCCAGTCGGTTTCACTGTTGAGAGCGCACGAAGAACACGGCCTCCGCGAAAAGTCGGAAGAAGTGTTCCGCGAGATGCTGAGGGGTGCGGAGGCAGAGCAGAAGATCGTCATCCGCGAAGCATACTCGAGACACTTGGCTCCGTACATTTTGGGGATGGGGGTCGGAGTGTTGAAGTACCTGCAGACGACCCTGAGGGTCGTTCTCGACTACATCGACGTGTACGACACGGCGGAACAGACGTGTCGTCGAAACGCGCTGGTCGCTCTGCAGGCTCTCGTTAAGGTTGCTTGGCCCGTGATTGGCTCTCGTTTTGACGAGGTCGTCAAGGCGCTATTTCGTCTCGCTTACGACCTGGACGAGAGGGGATGTGACGTGATGGACGACGAACTTCGACGTTGTTTAAAGGTACTGAAGGACGCTTGTCCGGAGGAACATAAAAATTTCGTAGGGGAGTTGAGCGGCTTGAAGGAAgaaaacattcccggtgtgGAGAGACTGTTGTCATGTTTAGACTAG